In Arcobacter ellisii, a genomic segment contains:
- a CDS encoding molybdopterin oxidoreductase family protein, giving the protein MINKIKNFLNKELKNEKYALTNDEKFGKVALEKAPTSWVRSTCGYCGVGCGLYIGVKDGKPVYTKGDPKHPVNQGTLCPKGLSEHEIVNSINRYTTPMIKKNKELVSTSWDEVFKTTSQKFKEIQEKYGNTAIGVISTGQLLTEEFYSLGKFVQLGLKTNNYCGNTTLCMASAVMGYKQTFGSDGPIGAYEDFSHADVIMLIGANIADNHPILKLHITKNKKTTGKKPTIIVVDPRFSKTANMADIYVPILPRSDLALINGLCYIILEQGWENEKFILERTTGYKEFKKHIFENYKPQDVSNITGIDVKDLYELARVYAKAEKATSAWTMGVNQSSIGTDTVSAICNLALITGNIGRQGATALSITGQCNAMGTRETGFTSSLPGYRNFASSYDREEYATLVNVPLEDVPTKRGYSYPQIIDAIDRGEIKALWLVATNPLISYPDQNRLRNALKKLEFLVVQDAFKSETSLIADVVFSAATWSEKEGTYTNSERRCNYAKKAVEPLGETKSDFDIVLEFSKYFESVNEKLFPSWSEPKDAFNEWKKVSAGRLCDYSGMSYELIEELGGIQWPCNEKYPKGKARLYDEKMPCPTDDGKAKLLCLDWKPLAETSNCDFPLILNTGRTVEQWHTRTKTKTISILNDLAPEAWIEINPADAKKLEVSSGDRIDISSRRGRINNIIVKESQNIRVGTIFVPFHFNEQLINSITIADFDPKSFEPNFKQCAVQLHSFKVPQGLKLKKEEITAQIEHMVIKEELNINQNSFIQVEK; this is encoded by the coding sequence ATGATAAATAAAATAAAAAACTTTTTAAACAAAGAGTTAAAAAATGAAAAATATGCACTTACAAATGATGAAAAATTTGGAAAAGTAGCACTTGAAAAAGCCCCTACTTCTTGGGTTCGTTCAACTTGTGGTTATTGTGGAGTTGGTTGTGGACTTTATATTGGTGTAAAAGATGGAAAACCAGTTTATACAAAAGGTGACCCAAAACATCCAGTAAATCAAGGAACACTTTGCCCAAAAGGATTAAGTGAACATGAAATAGTTAATAGTATAAATAGATATACAACTCCAATGATTAAAAAAAATAAAGAGTTAGTATCAACTTCTTGGGATGAAGTATTTAAAACAACAAGCCAAAAATTTAAAGAGATACAAGAAAAATATGGAAACACTGCAATTGGTGTTATTTCAACTGGACAACTTCTAACAGAAGAGTTTTATAGTTTAGGAAAATTTGTACAACTTGGACTAAAAACAAATAACTATTGTGGAAATACAACACTTTGTATGGCAAGTGCTGTTATGGGCTATAAACAAACTTTTGGAAGTGATGGACCAATTGGTGCTTACGAAGATTTTTCCCATGCTGATGTTATTATGTTAATTGGTGCAAATATAGCAGATAATCATCCTATTTTAAAACTTCATATAACAAAAAACAAAAAAACTACTGGTAAAAAACCTACAATCATAGTAGTTGACCCACGATTTTCAAAAACTGCAAATATGGCAGATATTTATGTTCCAATTTTACCAAGAAGTGACCTTGCACTTATAAATGGACTTTGTTACATTATTTTAGAGCAAGGTTGGGAAAATGAAAAATTTATTCTTGAGCGAACAACTGGATATAAAGAGTTCAAAAAACATATTTTTGAAAACTATAAACCACAAGATGTTTCAAATATCACTGGAATTGATGTAAAAGATTTATATGAACTTGCTCGTGTTTATGCAAAAGCTGAAAAAGCCACGAGTGCTTGGACTATGGGAGTAAATCAAAGCTCAATTGGAACTGATACAGTAAGTGCTATTTGTAATCTTGCACTTATTACTGGAAATATAGGACGACAAGGAGCAACTGCTTTATCAATTACTGGACAATGTAATGCTATGGGTACAAGAGAGACTGGATTTACCTCTTCACTTCCTGGATATAGAAACTTTGCAAGTTCGTATGACAGAGAAGAGTATGCGACACTTGTAAATGTTCCGTTAGAAGATGTACCAACTAAACGGGGTTATTCATATCCACAAATAATAGATGCAATTGATAGAGGTGAAATAAAAGCTTTATGGTTGGTTGCAACTAATCCTTTGATTTCATATCCAGACCAAAACAGACTAAGAAATGCTTTAAAAAAACTAGAGTTTTTAGTTGTTCAAGATGCTTTTAAAAGTGAAACTTCTCTTATAGCTGATGTTGTTTTTAGTGCTGCAACTTGGAGCGAAAAAGAAGGAACTTACACAAATAGTGAAAGAAGATGCAACTATGCAAAAAAAGCTGTTGAGCCTTTGGGTGAAACAAAAAGTGATTTTGATATTGTTTTAGAGTTTTCAAAATATTTTGAAAGTGTTAATGAAAAACTATTTCCTTCTTGGAGTGAACCAAAAGATGCTTTTAATGAGTGGAAAAAAGTAAGTGCAGGAAGACTTTGTGATTATTCAGGAATGAGTTATGAGTTGATTGAAGAACTTGGAGGAATTCAATGGCCTTGTAATGAAAAATATCCAAAAGGAAAAGCTAGGCTTTATGATGAAAAGATGCCTTGTCCAACTGATGATGGAAAAGCAAAACTTTTATGCCTTGATTGGAAACCTTTAGCTGAAACTTCTAATTGTGATTTTCCACTTATTTTAAACACAGGAAGAACTGTTGAACAATGGCATACAAGAACAAAAACAAAAACTATCTCTATTTTAAATGATTTAGCACCAGAAGCTTGGATAGAGATAAATCCAGCTGATGCTAAAAAACTTGAAGTTTCAAGCGGCGATAGAATAGATATTAGTTCAAGAAGAGGAAGAATAAATAATATCATAGTAAAAGAGTCACAAAATATTAGAGTTGGGACGATTTTTGTGCCATTTCATTTTAATGAACAACTAATAAATAGTATAACCATCGCTGATTTTGACCCAAAATCTTTTGAGCCAAATTTTAAACAATGTGCAGTGCAACTTCATAGTTTTAAAGTTCCTCAAGGTTTAAAACTAAAAAAAGAGGAAATTACCGCTCAAATAGAACATATGGTTATAAAAGAGGAGTTAAATATAAATCAAAATTCTTTTATTCAAGTAGAGAAATAA
- a CDS encoding DmsC/YnfH family molybdoenzyme membrane anchor subunit, whose protein sequence is MSSNEKTPLESFISYKADTGMQCGNYSIDIAKPKAGEQYRFHFDATACIGCHCCEVACNEQNNNSADVKWRRVGETQSGIFPNVKNHFNSMSCNHCIDPECLKGCPTNSYIKFDNGIVFHDDDSCIGCQYCTWNCPYEVPVFNKDRGIVTKCHMCHEKLEVGQTPACVQACPSGAIAIEIVNVKEWLEVDMAKQGVAPNLPDIEITKPTTRYTINETHDMTPADAHIIKPNHSEWPLVFMTVLTQISFGAFCAVLLGEITNLFGFNLPSPNIWMMIAIFLPSLIGLPLSALHLGRPALAMTAMKNIKTSWLSREALALALYTSGLVLLITLYFFEINQKFRFIVELLVFGAGIYGIYAQSMIYRIKARPSWNKKETTNIFFNVGYIGLFLITFLLMLNESYSSASVLLPFGIFIGFLQYVEYSKEVDFYKYLSSEHKNFYQLNKTKILYETNFIKLRDYRRNSIFVGIFILPILSMLFLASQNYIPAIIFLVLSILISFSSEIVSRLLFYKTAVALGLAGNFFMGNQR, encoded by the coding sequence ATGAGTTCAAACGAAAAAACACCATTGGAAAGTTTTATATCTTATAAAGCAGATACAGGAATGCAATGTGGAAATTACTCTATTGATATTGCTAAACCAAAAGCTGGGGAACAATATAGATTTCATTTTGATGCAACAGCTTGTATTGGCTGTCACTGTTGTGAAGTTGCTTGTAATGAACAAAATAACAATAGTGCAGATGTAAAATGGAGAAGAGTTGGAGAGACTCAAAGTGGAATTTTCCCAAATGTAAAAAATCATTTTAACTCAATGTCTTGTAATCATTGTATTGACCCAGAGTGTTTAAAAGGTTGCCCTACAAATTCATATATAAAATTTGATAATGGAATTGTTTTTCATGATGATGATAGCTGTATTGGTTGTCAATACTGTACTTGGAATTGTCCTTATGAAGTTCCAGTTTTTAATAAAGATAGAGGAATAGTGACAAAATGTCATATGTGCCATGAAAAACTTGAAGTTGGACAAACTCCTGCTTGTGTTCAAGCTTGTCCATCAGGAGCAATTGCAATAGAAATTGTAAATGTAAAAGAGTGGTTAGAAGTTGATATGGCAAAACAAGGAGTTGCTCCAAATCTTCCTGATATTGAAATCACAAAACCAACAACTAGATACACTATAAATGAAACGCACGATATGACACCAGCTGATGCACATATTATAAAACCAAATCATAGTGAATGGCCATTGGTATTTATGACAGTTTTAACTCAAATCTCTTTTGGAGCTTTTTGTGCTGTATTATTAGGTGAAATAACAAATCTATTTGGATTTAATTTACCAAGTCCAAATATTTGGATGATGATAGCTATTTTTTTACCCTCACTCATTGGACTTCCACTTTCAGCACTTCATCTTGGACGACCAGCTCTTGCTATGACTGCAATGAAAAACATAAAAACTTCTTGGCTTTCAAGGGAAGCTTTGGCTTTAGCTTTATATACAAGTGGTTTAGTTTTACTAATAACTTTATACTTTTTTGAAATAAATCAAAAATTTAGATTTATAGTTGAGTTATTAGTTTTTGGTGCTGGAATTTATGGGATTTATGCCCAGTCAATGATTTATAGAATAAAAGCAAGACCTTCTTGGAATAAAAAAGAGACAACAAATATATTTTTTAATGTGGGATATATCGGTCTATTTTTAATCACATTTTTATTGATGTTAAATGAAAGCTACTCTTCTGCTTCAGTTTTATTGCCTTTTGGGATTTTTATAGGATTTTTACAATATGTTGAGTATTCAAAAGAGGTAGATTTTTATAAATACTTATCAAGTGAACATAAAAACTTTTATCAACTAAACAAAACAAAAATTTTGTATGAAACAAATTTCATAAAATTAAGAGATTATAGAAGAAATAGTATCTTTGTTGGAATATTTATTTTACCAATTTTAAGTATGTTATTTCTTGCTAGTCAAAACTATATACCTGCAATAATATTTTTAGTTTTATCAATACTTATATCTTTTTCAAGTGAAATAGTTTCAAGATTACTATTTTATAAAACAGCTGTTGCCCTTGGGCTTGCTGGAAATTTCTTTATGGGAAATCAAAGATGA
- a CDS encoding molybdopterin oxidoreductase family protein: protein MIKSVCGYCGVGCGLEFEENKLVGDVVYPTNEGKLCSKGVSELISIQTPTRLLRPVFRENLNEEFKTVSWESAINQIATKIAISNKDKVGFYLSGQLLTEDYYIANKLMKGFIGSNNVDTNSRTCMASAVVAYKKALGIDYVPVRMNDVHKANLLILVGANTAEAHVVFHNRIKSAKKDGLKIIVIDPRFTDTAKYADLYLPIKPGSDIDFFNLISKRIIDEDLIDKEFVENHINNFTLLQNKFKRVPSTKLLKRTGLTKEQFEEFWQMYKSNENIITAWTMGINQSVQGVDKNLSIINTHLLTGKIFKEGNGPFSLTGQPNAMGGREVGGLSTMLAVHLGFDSESIKKVNQFWGTKKVSNKVGLTATQMLEANLDVLVICHTDPIYHLPNRNKMEELIKKIPLVVEINAYENSETAKFAHIRLPAAPWGEKEGTQTNLDRTITKQEKLTRVSIDCKPDWEIFQLIAQKLGYLKEFCFSSPKEIFEEYQEMTKLNPHLNIYETSYEELKEKPFVWGEKIRENREFFTPDKKGNLFFVENRVLSEKTSLEFPFILLTGRTRDQWHSGTKTNLPRTLLKHKPLNFCEINSKNAKDLGIKDGDNIRIISKRGQIESVALITDDIKLDTIFIPVSNRKINYLTNDLYDKDSLQPDYNHSAVKIIKL, encoded by the coding sequence ATGATAAAGTCAGTTTGTGGATATTGTGGTGTTGGTTGTGGACTTGAATTTGAAGAAAATAAACTTGTTGGAGATGTGGTTTATCCAACAAATGAAGGAAAACTTTGCTCAAAAGGTGTTTCAGAACTTATTAGTATTCAAACACCAACAAGACTTCTAAGACCAGTTTTTAGAGAAAATCTAAATGAAGAGTTTAAAACAGTCTCTTGGGAAAGTGCTATAAATCAAATTGCAACTAAAATTGCTATTTCAAACAAAGACAAAGTTGGATTTTATCTTTCAGGTCAACTTTTAACTGAAGATTATTACATTGCAAATAAACTTATGAAAGGTTTTATAGGTTCAAATAACGTCGATACAAACAGTAGAACTTGTATGGCAAGTGCAGTTGTTGCATATAAAAAAGCTTTAGGAATAGATTATGTGCCAGTTAGAATGAATGATGTACATAAGGCAAATCTTTTAATTTTAGTTGGAGCAAATACAGCTGAAGCTCATGTTGTTTTTCACAATAGAATAAAAAGTGCAAAAAAAGATGGATTAAAAATCATTGTAATAGACCCACGATTTACTGACACTGCAAAATATGCTGATTTATATTTACCAATTAAACCTGGAAGTGATATTGATTTTTTTAATCTTATCTCAAAAAGAATTATTGATGAAGATTTAATAGATAAAGAGTTTGTTGAAAATCATATAAATAACTTCACCCTACTTCAAAATAAATTTAAAAGAGTTCCTTCAACAAAACTTTTAAAAAGAACTGGTCTTACAAAAGAGCAATTTGAAGAGTTTTGGCAAATGTATAAATCAAATGAAAATATAATAACTGCTTGGACAATGGGGATAAATCAATCGGTTCAAGGAGTTGATAAAAACTTATCAATCATAAATACACATCTTTTAACGGGGAAAATATTTAAAGAGGGAAATGGTCCTTTTTCATTAACTGGGCAACCAAATGCGATGGGAGGAAGAGAAGTTGGTGGACTTTCAACAATGCTTGCAGTTCATTTGGGATTTGATAGTGAATCAATTAAAAAAGTAAATCAATTTTGGGGAACAAAAAAAGTTTCAAATAAAGTTGGATTAACTGCAACTCAAATGCTTGAAGCAAACCTTGATGTGTTAGTTATTTGCCATACAGACCCAATTTATCATCTTCCAAATAGAAATAAAATGGAAGAGTTAATCAAAAAAATTCCACTTGTTGTTGAAATAAATGCCTATGAAAACTCTGAAACTGCAAAATTTGCACATATTAGACTTCCTGCTGCTCCGTGGGGAGAAAAAGAAGGAACACAAACAAATCTTGATAGAACAATTACAAAACAAGAAAAACTAACTCGTGTTTCAATAGATTGTAAACCTGATTGGGAAATTTTCCAACTTATTGCTCAAAAGTTAGGATATTTAAAAGAGTTTTGTTTTAGTTCACCAAAAGAGATATTTGAAGAGTATCAAGAGATGACAAAATTAAATCCTCATCTAAATATTTATGAAACTTCTTATGAAGAGTTAAAAGAGAAACCTTTTGTTTGGGGAGAAAAAATTAGAGAAAATAGAGAGTTTTTTACTCCTGATAAAAAAGGAAATCTATTTTTTGTGGAAAACAGAGTTTTAAGTGAAAAAACCTCTTTAGAGTTTCCTTTTATTTTATTAACAGGACGTACACGTGACCAATGGCATAGTGGTACAAAAACAAATCTTCCAAGAACTCTTTTAAAACATAAACCTCTAAACTTTTGTGAAATAAATAGTAAAAATGCAAAAGATTTAGGAATAAAAGATGGGGATAATATAAGAATCATTTCAAAACGTGGACAAATTGAATCTGTTGCACTTATAACTGATGATATAAAACTTGATACTATTTTTATACCTGTTAGTAATAGAAAAATAAACTATCTTACAAATGATTTATATGACAAAGACTCTTTACAACCTGACTATAATCATAGTGCTGTTAAAATAATCAAGCTATAA
- a CDS encoding EAL domain-containing protein: MDIQAKDRIFRFSKTLTLLYLSTDKNDNSINYFKSIFKEIIYLDNEVDIFKKFNENEISILITDTEIPNLDVFTLISTIRQINPKIISIIYSHNDEKETFIKAISCGVNGYLSKPLDENQFLAILNKFIETEKTKVDTFFLKKQYDAIVDENTIVSKTDKHGIITFANENFCKSSEYSSEELIGKSHNIVRHPENPKELFKDLWQTIKVKKEPWTGVLKNLSKSGKPYFIKTTIKPVFDLNGEIVEYISVRSNVNTVMSDKKQLIEKINENGLHLLILIQIEDFDILDKFYNMLIVDKIEKIFGFNLLTYLPNSYIFDTIYYLGNGQFALLTEFFDFLSTHTNINDYLSSFVKNVKESRLIVDEIEYDLNVIVSYSFGREHLYEDSKCGLDEAIKKSEIVKYSNDFSIKEQIEAKKNMEIIKMVKIALENYNVISYFQPIINNKTKQIEKYESLVRIVDENGNILSPHSFLEISKKGNYYNKITHRVLENSFKILKQISTKISINLSSLDIEKEETRTKLYQLLDEYESDRNRVIFELLEDENVKDFKIIKNFIRKVKSMGVMIAIDDFGSGYSNFERLLEFNPDILKIDGKLIKNIVNDIYSRNIVETIVTFTKKQNIITIAEFVENEEIFNILDELGVDYSQGYYFGKPKNMNLI; encoded by the coding sequence ATGGATATTCAGGCAAAAGATAGAATATTTAGATTTAGTAAAACTTTAACTCTATTATATTTATCAACAGATAAAAATGATAATTCAATTAATTATTTTAAAAGTATATTTAAAGAAATAATTTATTTAGATAATGAAGTTGATATATTTAAAAAATTTAATGAAAATGAAATATCTATATTAATTACTGATACCGAAATTCCAAATCTTGATGTTTTTACACTTATAAGTACAATTAGGCAAATTAATCCAAAAATTATTTCAATAATTTATTCACACAATGATGAAAAAGAGACTTTTATAAAAGCAATTTCTTGTGGAGTAAATGGATATCTTTCTAAACCATTGGATGAAAATCAATTTTTGGCTATTTTAAATAAGTTTATAGAAACTGAAAAAACTAAAGTAGATACATTCTTTTTAAAAAAACAATATGATGCAATTGTTGATGAAAATACAATTGTTTCAAAAACTGATAAACATGGAATTATCACATTTGCAAATGAAAATTTTTGTAAATCATCTGAATATTCAAGTGAAGAATTAATAGGAAAAAGTCATAATATTGTACGTCATCCTGAAAATCCAAAAGAGTTATTCAAAGATTTATGGCAAACAATTAAGGTTAAAAAAGAGCCTTGGACTGGAGTATTAAAAAATCTTTCTAAAAGTGGGAAGCCTTATTTTATTAAAACAACAATAAAACCAGTATTTGATTTAAACGGAGAAATTGTTGAATATATAAGTGTAAGAAGTAATGTAAATACTGTAATGAGTGATAAAAAACAGTTAATTGAAAAAATAAATGAAAATGGTTTACATCTTTTAATTCTTATACAAATAGAGGATTTTGATATTCTTGATAAGTTTTATAATATGTTGATTGTTGATAAAATTGAAAAAATATTTGGTTTTAATCTATTAACATATTTACCAAACTCTTATATTTTTGATACGATTTATTATTTAGGAAATGGTCAATTTGCCTTATTGACTGAATTTTTTGATTTTCTATCAACTCATACAAATATAAATGATTATTTGAGTAGTTTTGTAAAGAATGTAAAAGAGTCACGACTGATTGTTGATGAAATTGAGTATGACTTAAATGTAATAGTTAGTTACTCTTTTGGAAGAGAACATTTATATGAAGACTCAAAATGTGGTTTAGATGAAGCTATTAAAAAGAGTGAAATTGTTAAATATTCAAATGATTTTTCTATAAAAGAGCAAATTGAAGCTAAAAAAAATATGGAAATAATCAAAATGGTAAAAATTGCCCTTGAAAATTATAATGTAATTTCATATTTCCAACCTATTATAAATAATAAAACTAAACAAATAGAAAAGTATGAATCTTTGGTTAGAATAGTTGATGAAAATGGGAATATTTTATCTCCACATAGCTTTTTAGAAATATCAAAAAAAGGTAATTATTACAATAAAATTACCCATAGAGTTTTAGAAAACTCTTTTAAAATTTTAAAACAAATTTCAACAAAAATCTCTATAAATCTCTCTTCTTTAGATATAGAAAAAGAGGAAACAAGAACTAAACTTTATCAATTATTAGATGAATATGAAAGTGATAGAAATAGAGTTATTTTTGAATTACTCGAAGATGAAAATGTTAAAGATTTTAAAATTATTAAAAACTTTATTAGAAAAGTTAAAAGTATGGGTGTAATGATTGCAATTGATGATTTTGGATCAGGATATTCAAATTTTGAGAGACTTTTAGAATTTAATCCAGATATTTTAAAAATTGATGGAAAATTGATAAAAAATATTGTAAATGATATTTATAGTAGAAATATAGTTGAAACAATTGTAACCTTTACAAAAAAACAAAATATTATTACAATTGCTGAATTTGTGGAAAATGAAGAGATTTTTAATATCCTTGATGAATTAGGAGTTGATTATTCTCAAGGTTATTATTTTGGTAAACCAAAAAATATGAATCTAATTTGA
- a CDS encoding bifunctional protein-serine/threonine kinase/phosphatase: protein MSKENIKTSGFSLAKEKELTGDDFYEIKQFEDFTIAVLCDGVGSAIEGANAAKKVTHHLINNFKNLPNAWSFEKAIKEFITSINSILYSKSIQEYERAEYVTTLTVVVIKGNRLYGANVGDSRIYLLREDKLFQLSIDHNEEGMDNVLSNAIGIDKNVDIYYFENSIQKDDKILMCSDGLYNLMSSDTLKKHLINGAYHLVKKASSLVEDNLPDDTTAIVLEVLENDYKEILKNLDLKIPEKLNKGDVIDGYELIQSLIRNDRTWICKKNNQEYVIKFAPLEAIDNETILDLYVKEAWNAKRLKAGFFPKSFIPKHRSARYYLMTKLDGINLKQYLKKRQLTIDDAINLTKTLLMMEEYLLKYNLVHGDIKPENIIVIQRDNKRIFKIIDFGSITEIFSINNKAGTPSYLAPERFKESCINEKTEIFSIGVTIYQALTGTYPYGEIEPFQNPTFSKAKNPKSLNSKIPDWFNSVILRAISVDEERRYKSYSHLKYELENPTKVKPFFEKNAPLLEKSPEKFYKIGFYLLLILNFILFLKISSN, encoded by the coding sequence ATGAGTAAAGAAAATATTAAAACTTCAGGTTTTTCATTAGCAAAGGAAAAAGAGTTAACGGGTGATGATTTCTATGAAATTAAACAATTTGAAGATTTCACTATTGCTGTACTTTGTGATGGTGTTGGAAGTGCAATTGAAGGTGCAAATGCAGCTAAAAAAGTAACCCATCATCTAATCAATAACTTTAAAAATCTACCAAATGCTTGGAGTTTTGAAAAAGCTATAAAAGAGTTTATAACTTCAATAAACTCTATTCTTTACTCAAAATCAATTCAAGAGTATGAAAGAGCAGAATATGTAACAACCCTTACAGTTGTTGTTATAAAAGGCAACAGACTTTATGGGGCAAATGTTGGAGATAGTAGAATTTATCTTTTAAGAGAAGATAAACTATTTCAACTCTCAATTGACCATAATGAAGAGGGAATGGATAATGTTTTATCAAATGCAATTGGAATTGATAAAAATGTAGATATTTACTATTTTGAAAATTCTATTCAAAAAGATGACAAAATTTTAATGTGTAGTGATGGTTTATATAACCTAATGAGTAGCGATACTTTAAAAAAACATCTAATTAACGGCGCTTATCATTTAGTAAAAAAGGCTAGTTCTTTAGTTGAAGATAATCTTCCTGATGATACAACAGCGATTGTTTTAGAAGTTTTAGAAAATGATTATAAAGAGATATTAAAAAATTTAGATTTAAAAATTCCAGAAAAATTAAACAAAGGTGATGTTATTGATGGTTATGAATTAATTCAATCGTTAATTAGAAATGACAGAACTTGGATTTGCAAAAAAAACAATCAAGAGTATGTAATCAAATTCGCCCCTCTTGAAGCAATAGACAATGAAACCATCTTAGATTTGTATGTAAAAGAGGCTTGGAATGCAAAAAGATTAAAAGCTGGTTTTTTCCCAAAATCATTTATTCCAAAACACAGAAGTGCAAGATATTATCTTATGACAAAACTAGATGGAATAAATCTAAAACAGTATCTAAAAAAAAGACAACTAACAATCGATGATGCAATAAATCTTACAAAAACTCTTCTAATGATGGAAGAGTATTTACTAAAATACAATTTAGTTCACGGGGATATAAAACCTGAAAATATTATTGTTATTCAAAGGGATAATAAAAGGATTTTTAAAATCATCGATTTTGGTTCAATTACAGAGATTTTTTCAATAAATAATAAAGCTGGAACACCTTCATATCTTGCACCTGAAAGATTTAAAGAGAGTTGTATAAATGAAAAAACAGAAATTTTTTCTATTGGAGTTACTATTTATCAAGCTTTAACTGGAACTTATCCTTATGGCGAAATAGAACCTTTTCAAAATCCAACTTTTTCAAAAGCAAAAAATCCAAAATCATTAAACTCTAAAATACCTGATTGGTTTAATAGTGTTATTTTAAGAGCAATAAGTGTTGATGAAGAGAGAAGATATAAAAGTTATTCTCATTTAAAATATGAACTTGAAAATCCTACTAAAGTAAAACCATTTTTTGAAAAAAATGCACCTCTCTTAGAAAAATCACCTGAAAAATTTTATAAAATCGGATTTTATTTACTTTTGATTCTAAATTTTATTTTATTTTTAAAAATATCATCAAATTAG
- a CDS encoding MFS transporter yields the protein MSLKELKGQGHWPTVLAAFLYFDFSFMVWTMLGPLATEISESLKITQNFVMSADQKATLLAIPVLAGAILRVLLGFLVDKIGAKKTALISQFIVVCGLFYAYFKGEHITYNELLMVAFVLGFAGGSFAVALPQAGQWYPPKLQGVVLGLAGAGNIGVVIDFIFAPKIAEIWGWQSVFLVGAVLSTFIFIVYMFMAKDAPSNVYKANPKKLKDYGKLLKDKDTWWFCMFYAVSFGGFVGFANYMKVYLLNVYKPEMSAFGLDFIAEGNVLVVAGYFGALCIFAGAILRPVGGAIADKLGGIKSLYFFYGIVALLAIINATFNLPFGIAIVVLFLIMANLGMANGAVFQLVPQRFGKDIGIMTGIVGCAGGLGGTALIKTLGWSQSTFEGYTAGFFIFATMVFVAILGISLVKTRWRTTWGATSGGRI from the coding sequence ATGTCATTAAAAGAATTAAAAGGACAAGGTCACTGGCCCACGGTTTTAGCTGCTTTTCTTTATTTTGATTTTAGTTTTATGGTTTGGACTATGTTAGGTCCACTAGCTACTGAAATTAGTGAATCATTAAAGATAACTCAAAATTTTGTGATGAGTGCAGACCAAAAAGCAACTCTACTTGCAATCCCTGTTTTAGCAGGTGCTATATTAAGAGTGCTTCTTGGATTTTTAGTTGATAAAATTGGTGCTAAAAAAACAGCTTTAATCTCTCAATTTATAGTTGTTTGTGGATTGTTTTATGCTTATTTTAAAGGTGAACATATAACTTATAATGAGTTATTAATGGTTGCATTTGTTTTAGGTTTTGCAGGTGGCTCATTTGCAGTGGCACTTCCTCAAGCTGGACAATGGTATCCTCCAAAACTTCAAGGGGTTGTTTTAGGACTTGCGGGAGCTGGAAATATTGGGGTTGTAATTGACTTTATTTTTGCTCCTAAAATTGCTGAAATTTGGGGATGGCAATCTGTATTTTTAGTAGGTGCTGTTTTATCTACTTTTATTTTTATTGTATATATGTTTATGGCAAAAGATGCACCCTCTAATGTTTATAAAGCAAATCCAAAAAAATTAAAAGATTATGGAAAACTATTAAAAGATAAAGATACTTGGTGGTTTTGTATGTTTTATGCTGTTAGTTTTGGTGGATTTGTTGGTTTTGCAAACTATATGAAAGTATATTTATTAAATGTTTATAAACCAGAAATGAGTGCTTTTGGATTAGATTTTATTGCTGAAGGAAATGTTTTAGTTGTTGCTGGTTATTTTGGTGCTTTATGTATTTTTGCAGGTGCAATTTTAAGACCAGTTGGGGGAGCGATTGCTGATAAATTAGGTGGAATAAAATCTTTATATTTCTTTTATGGAATAGTTGCTTTACTTGCAATAATAAATGCAACATTTAACTTACCTTTTGGTATTGCCATTGTAGTGTTATTTTTAATTATGGCAAATCTTGGTATGGCAAATGGAGCTGTATTTCAATTGGTTCCTCAAAGATTTGGTAAAGATATTGGTATAATGACAGGGATTGTTGGATGTGCTGGAGGTCTTGGAGGAACAGCATTAATTAAAACTTTAGGATGGTCACAAAGTACATTTGAAGGTTATACAGCTGGATTTTTTATTTTTGCAACTATGGTTTTTGTTGCTATTTTGGGAATTTCTTTAGTAAAAACAAGATGGAGAACAACTTGGGGAGCAACTTCTGGGGGAAGAATATAA